Genomic DNA from Etheostoma cragini isolate CJK2018 chromosome 7, CSU_Ecrag_1.0, whole genome shotgun sequence:
aaCCCTCCGATGGGGCGGCTTCGAGGGCAAATCAGAATTCAGtgtcagtgtcttgcccaaggacactttgacatgggacacTAATTTACCATTTAATGCTGTGTCaaattttggttaaaaatatgTAGAAATCAGAGCCTACTGTTAAAGGTAAAGCTACTTATTTCTATCACAGGGAATCTGAGCTTTTAACAGCCTGTTACTTACCATGTGCTACTAGTTGTAGCTTGGCATTAGAAATCGGTAAAACAATAGTCCCTAACCAGTTTGAGCCACTTTGAACTGGTGATTTTGGATGTCATGTGATTCAGTGTGGTTTGGTATTGACAAAATATAATGATTTCTGGTACACACTGCAGttgctttttgtgtgtattaGAGTGTGTCTGAGCACATATTATTTATTGAGTGTTTGATATTTTGTAAGTCTATGCATAATGCAGGACAGAGTGGTTTATATGAGATATTGGTTGTTATtgatacatgtacagtataaatcaaataaaactagATTTTGTCAcctgaagatgtgtgtgtgtgtgtgtgtgtgtgtgtgtgtgtgtgtgtgtgttacaaccCCACctccaaatatataataataattttctttacataattaaataaatgtgttccATTAATGAATGCACAACATAGGAAAATTGTACCAGAAATATttaccagaatgcaggaaacgAAGTTTTTTGTTgatcaaaatttcaatttttgcTCAAAGGGGTAGATCGCAACAATGTTGAATCCAAAGTTACACCCTTGGTTCCAGCACACAGATGAACTCCCAAATAAAGCCGTTAATGAGAACAGAGTTCAGAGTTCTTGGggcagaggggagggggagggagaaaggggagggagaaaGGGGAGGGTGTTGAATCTGTTTGCCAGTCTGGTGGAACAGGCTTGGATGCTCCAGTGACTTCTCCCAAATGGCAAGAGGCTGAATAGGCTGTGTGAGGGGGGAGTGAGGGGCGTGGGGCCCAGCAGCCTTCACTATGCACTGCATGGTCTTACGTTTTGAGGCGGTGAAACTGCCGTACCACACAGGGATGCAGCTGGACAGGATGCTGTCAATGTGCTCTACAGTCCAAAGTCAGGTGGCTATTtcaaaaaggacaaactgaaaaaaacagcaataattTTCCCTTCCAACATATAGTGCATTAAAACGGCAATAGCAGTACTGTCTACAACATGCTAAACCAACAAAGCTCAGTCTAAAAGGGTTGTACACAATACTATAGACAAAAACGTATTATCTATTCAGGCTAAAATATATTTGCACCGGCAGAACCAGCAGCATTGGCTCTGCACAGCAGAGTTATAAAATTAACCTTTTTATTACACAAAGTGGTAAACTTGAACCCACACAGCAGAGAAGGCGCTTGCATCCTGTGGGACATCCACATCAGACATGCTTCAGGACATAGACTAGACCACATCAGACATgctgcaggacatagactagcccacATAAACATCCCGCGGGATTCAGACTAGCCTACATCAGACATgctgcaggacatagactagcccacatcagacatcctgcaggacatagactagcctACATCGGACATgctgcaggacatagactagcccaTATTggacatcctgcaggacatagactagcatcagacatcctgcaggacatagactagcccaTAATGGACATCCTGCAGGACAAAGATTAACCCACATCggacatcctgcaggacatagactagaCCACATCAGACATgctgcaggacatagactagcccacATAAACATCCTGCGGGACTCAGACTAGCCTACATCAGACATgctgcaggacatagactagcccacattagacatcctgcaggacatagactagcctACATCGGACATgctgcaggacatagactagcccaTATTggacatcctgcaggacatagactagcatcagacatcctgcaggacatagactagcccacATTGGAAAttcctgcaggacatagactagcccGTAATGGACATCCTGCAGGACAAAGATTAACCCACATCGGACATCCTGCCACGGCAGTAACAGGATCAAAGAAAACTAACTAACAACTACGATCTTGTTCTTCTGTCAATACTGTGGAAGGAAGGTCAAAAGTGCAATGTGTGCAGCGCCCATTGGACAAATAGTAtcacatgtgttttcttaatgtttttattctaaaaataatCAGTTTGGTTAATTAgtgtatttgttcatttttaaatacaaattctAGTGTTAAGACATAAgcattttatgttattataaataaacCACTGAAATTTCTTAGGGGCTGCTGACGGGATGCTATGGGAATCCTAGTGTAGGCACCCCTAAGGGCAAATGTCTGATTAGTTCACTTTTTAATTATGATATTTTGTGCGTACATTCTGAATGGGCAATGTTCTCatgtcaggtaaatgtagtagtactgtgtcttcctctgatgtagaagtacagtatatgtcacTCAGTAGTAGGCCATAGTGGTGTTGCATATGAAGTGGTTTGGGTCCTTTAGTAAGTAATGGGTATGATTTGGATCTGGGGAATGCTACAAGCATGGATGTAGATGGATGCTACAAGCAACAATACCAGAGGATAAGCAACTGCTTGTTCCAAATAAATACGTTCATATTTTGAACGTCCAATGTACtaatataattacatttaaataattgttgagTGACTGTTAGTAACAAACCGTAGAGGGCAGCAATACGCCAATGCAGCGTCTAGTCGGCCTaatacaaagaagaagaagaagaatgaagaaagagaagaagaagaaagaaagaaagaaaaaaaaaaaaggttgttgggCTGTCTTGAGTTCCTGTCGACGACTTTCTCTGAGTGGGAGCAGTCGCTACAACCACGAAGATTAATACACACCGAGTGGAAAGCAACTGAAACAGTCTGCTATTCACATTTCCCACCAGCCGAGGTtaactttgaacaaaaacagcagTCCTAAATCTGTGAAATCGACGCTGAAATGGACCCCGCCAGTcaaggtaacgttaactgttaGCCTGgcaacttagctagctagcgtagCTTTGTAGCTTAGCTTCAGAAATGCGTAAACTGTTGGCTAAACACACAGCAAACGGTTGACACGCAGTGATCTCCTGCCACGTAGCTACCAGCTATGTTGTTGCTGCTTTGCTTAGTTAACACTTTTGATTAGTTTCTAGCTATTAAATGGTGTTAATGGCTCAGCCGTGAGGACGGGACGGGCCATGCTAACATTATTAATAACAGGGAGTCATGAGGAGTGCTTCTAATATCAGCAGCTTCCCAACACACTTTAATCTGATATGACTGACATTTAGTCAGCTAACACGGGAAcacagtcatttttttctcttggaCTTGACATTCCAACGAGGTCACTTTAAACCCTGTAAACAGAAGGATATGTTATTTTATACTTCTAGTCCGTTACAGTTATTTGATACCTCTTAACGTTCGTTAGGCCTGCTTTGCAAATTctaattaataatacaaattgtAATTAGCATTTcactaatgattatttaataTGAATTACGATATTTATTGCACCTTGATTAAATCCACGAGCAGCGGTAACTTTGTATGCATTAAAAGATACACCCCACTTTTACGAGTTGCAGCACTAACTGGTTGAACACATTCCTATATAAGTATAATGATATACTATGCATAGTTATTTGGAAATGGGAACTTATTTAtaatgtgtacttttactttttgtactaagtatatttttgatttgattacCAAGTTGCTGACAGCCTTTGCATTACAGAGTCCTGTAGCATGTTCTCCTGCTGAAATATCTGGTGTCCATTAATGTAGGAGTCTATGTCCACAACGTTCCATATCTGGGATTGCTCGTTTGACCAGGAAATTTTGCTGGATATCACTCTTTTCGGCCGAATGTCCTGCCgccttctttgtgttggaattttgaactctggtggatttatgaggactatctggttagtctcgctttgcctgaacctcctccacagcactgtggaggaaggtctggcaaagagaCACTATATAGGAGGCAATGCAGTAGTTGTCTGGCACTCCTGTCACTTTGAGGCTCACCATGCCAAATGTGTCGATCTGTCTGTGTCCATAGCCACATTGTTAGAAAggacacacatttctttgtctttgtccgTGTTTcttgctttctgtctttccctctgtcttctGCTGTGGCTGCCTGTCAATTTATTgaaattcaaataaaactataaacTGAGTAAATATTTAGTCTAgtcacaattttcttttttacggCTTCATTATCCTAGGGATGTCCTAATGAGACAGGCTATAGATCCCGTAGTTTTGTAATAGTTAGTGGCCAAGATTGAAATGTCATGCTGTATTAGGCTTCCTGGGCTTCAGGATGATGCTTATTGGAAGTGATTAAAGATGCATTCATATGTCTATCTTGGAGTATGGCAAATGGGGGGAGTTAGGgtatgttttcaaaataaattctgCTACTGTTTCCTAgatgatttgtgtgtgtctgtgtgagagagatatatatttacagtacaggccaaaagtttggaaccgCCTTTTCAttcaatgctttttattttattttcatgataaTTTAcgttgtagattatcactgaaggcatcaaaactatgaatgaacacatatggaataaTGCACTTAACCAAAAAGTGtgaattaactgaaaacatgtcttatattctagtttcttcaaggTAGCCACTCTTtcgagcttcaagaggtagtcacctgaaatgctttcccaacagtcttgaaggagttcccagagatccttaccacttgttggcccttttgccttcactctgccgTCCAGCtgtccccaaaccatcttgattgggttcaggtctggtgactgtggaggcacAGCACTTCATCattctccttcttggtcaaatagcccttacacagcctggggGTGTGTTTgaggtcattgtcctgttgaaaaataaattatggtccaactaaacgcaaactggatgggatggcatgctgCTGCAGAATGCTGTgctagccatgctggttcagtatgctttcaattttgaataaatccctaacattgtcaccagcaaagcacccccacaccatcgcACCATCTCGTCCATGCTTCACattgggaaccaggcatgtagaatctatctggtcaccttttctccgtcaCACAAAGACACGGAGTTTGGAActaaagatctcaaacttggactcatcagaccaatgcacagatttccactggtctaatgtccattccttgtttCTTGggccaaacaaatctcttctgcttgttaaTTCTCCTTAGCAGtagtttcctagctgctatttgaccatgaagggcGGATTCGCACaatctcctcttaacagttgtacTAGAGAtatgtctgctgctagaactctgtggggtattcatctggtctctaatctgagctgctgttaacttgcgatttctaAGGCTGGTGACTCTGTTGAatttatcctcagcagcagacgtgacttttggttttcctttcctggggcggtcctcatgtgagccagtttcattgtagtgcttgatggtttttgcgactgcagtTGGGAACACGTTAAAagttttttgcaattttccggaccaactttttaaagtaatgatggccacatgtttctgtttacttgctgattggttcttgcaataatatgaattctaaaagttgtccaatagggctgttaGCTGTGTATCAACcagacttctgcacaacacaactgatggtcccaaccccattTAATAAGGCAtcaaattccactaattaacccttacaaggcacacctgtgaagtgaaaaccatttcaggatACTACCTCATGAAgatcattgagagaacaccaagggtttgcagcgctatcaaaaaagcaaagagtggctactttgaagaaactagaatataagacatgttttcagttatttcacacttttgtgtacataattccacatgtgttcattcatagttttgatgccttcagtgataaactacaatgtaaatagtcatgaaaataaaggaaatgcactgaatgagaaggtgtgttcaaactttaGATTTTATGCCAGAGCCTGGGACGTTTCCCGACTGATTCCTCAGTCCTCACAtgacgcgtgtgtgtgtgtgtgtgtgtgtgtgtgtgtgtgtgtgtgtgtgtgtgtgataagtaTGGGCCATCTAAACCAGCcatgtatttacatgtttgaCTCTGGGTGTTGTCAGAAGGTGTAAATCACTAACTAAAGGCGAATGCACAAAACAATATCTTAGATGTAACTCCAAATCCCAGGAAGAAATCATTTTTGTAGTTAGTTTCCTCATACGGGCCTTGTTTCTGTTTCACCTGGCTGCTGTTGTTTCTGTGGGTCGGTCTTAATCCTTTTTGGCTGAATCAATATACCTTGAGGGTGGAGCAGTCATATCTCTCGGCAGCATGTATGCAGATGTAGCATTGTTGAGGCTCTGGATCACACAGCGTCACCACAGTACCTATAATCTTGGTGTTTTGCAACACTACTCTGTCACGTCGTGTTGCATTCGAAGATTCAGCactaaggttttttttttcagaagtttttttttttatacttgtcCACTAgggaaagaacaacaaaattCTTCTTGACCTAATTTCAATTTTTACTGACCCCTATacaatttctattttatttcaaagaaaaacattccaaaaaatgtcatatatatatatatatatatatttttttttttaaggtaaaatttgaaaaaatttcatcaaaagtgtaaaaataaaataagaaaaccttCAAAGCATCATGCGCACAATTCATTTCTTGATTGCCAAATGGTACATTCAAATCAAGTCACCAACAAGCAGTCTccaagagaggaagagagcaaTATGCAAGGAAAAGTCCCATGTAATTCACATTTTCAGCTTCATACTTATACGGATATTTCGGGTTTGTAGATGAACATGTTGTTGGACATCTCACTACATAAAATATTGGCCCTTTTAAGTGTGCAGAGGTTGGCTTCCCAACAGTCCAAACTGGAGCTTGTTTGTCCACTGAATAAATGCTGTTTTAATGTTGGACTGAACCACATCAAGTTTATTTTTACCCAGTGTTTCCgactttttgtctgtcttcctctttgtcttctCCATGCCAGCTCTGACTGTGCCAAGCTCTTGTAGTTGTCAAAGGTATGTGTCCCCAGGAGAATGACGTAAGATTTACAGTGGCAGATTTAAGTGTTTACATTGTTGTGGTATTTGAATTAAGGTTCACAGAAGAATATATTGTGGctatgttttgttctttgttgggaatacattttttcctttttctttgcactttttttatttttggcccATAGATATTTGTTCCTGTTTTCATGAAGCAAAAATGTTTAATGGTTCTCTGACAACGCGGTCTTCAGTTAATCTCCCACAGAACAGTTCATCTTCTTGCCCTTTTAACTGCCACTTTCTCTATCTCCTGCTGGCAACACTATCcttttccgtgtgtgtgtaatagatATTGAGACAGATTGTCTCTTAGTAATCCATTTTAGGCTTTTAACCCTTCCGCTGATCTAAGTGTGGATTTGTGTACCCTTCTGCTGCCCCTCCATTTTACTCAGTGCTtttacatgcacagcagtaaGTATGTTCTGACCCCAGTTAGTGAATGACCAGGTTATGCCAGTTCTCCCCTAATACATGAGCAGGGGAGAATGACAGGAGTAGCTACCTCCAGGACGTTAGGTGGTGCTCTGCCAATTCAGAACTGGCTTTTTCTTCTGGTTGACCTATGTCAACGTTACACCAATCGGCCCTGCAGTTAATACAATTGAACaacttaatgtttcatttacTCATTATCGTCACAGCGTAGGACAGCAGTGTTCATGCCAGACGACTGATAACTTGTTCAGCTGATTGTAACGTTCTTTGTAACCAGTGTCACATGCTAACTTCGTTAGCTAGATAACTATCAGTAACTTTAGCCTGCGGCCGCTGCTCAGGTTGCTCCTTGCCTCCACTTTTTTGCCGAGACACAGTTAGTGATGCACCAATGTGAAAATTGGGGCTGATACGCCGATATTAATATTGCTGCTATGGCCGATACCGATATTTATCGATGTCTGaatagaaaacattttatgatAATCAAATTAACTATTTTCCAAAACGCATTTTGCTTTTAACTTTTGTGATATAGTTTCAGAAATGACTGATATTGGGGACCTTTACATGTGTGCAGAATATGACTGTCATCagattttcagaagaaaaaatattaaatagttatgaaaaaaataaatttgtgtCTTGAATTCATATTATGAATAAGCCAACCCTGAGTATTCTCAAAACGTCTAAGTAACTCACTTGAGACAAAGTGTGTTCTTGAGACGAATGTTGTGCTTAACAGACAGGAGCATTTCTGCTCTCTCTGTACTGATCCTATTCCTCTTTTCACTGACCAAGACGTTCACTATCCACACTTGGACATGGAATGTTTGAGCGACTGTGTCAGGAGTTGAACGCTCGCAGCGTGCAGAGGTTGAGAGCGAGGGAGGCATGACTGGAGCGCAGCAGCTTCTACCTGTGCGCAGAAAGAGTTTTTGAGAGATCACATGAGTAAACTGCATGAAAGGGGTTAATTATTGCACGTCAATATGGATAATGGCAAACgtgcaaaaatatatttattgagcACAGAATAGGATTTAGTTTGAACAAAATTAATTTTTGCGAGTGTTAATTcctgttcaaaatgtaatgtgcttACAAAATATAGTTCTCTGGGCTCAGAACATACAAGTACTCGCTCAGGAAAGAGGCAAATATATCATTTTCTTTAACTGCACGTAAACACACTTGACTCTAACTTCTATTCTTCACCTTGTCTTCTTCCCCTCCCTTAACTTTATTGTATCACCTTCTCTCTTGTTCCAGATATTAACCTGAACTCTCCAAACAAAGGCCTTGTTGCGGATAATTCAGACAGCTTGTCCGATGTGCCGGTGGAGGGAGCGGTTGGCAATGCAGCCAACCCTCTCCCACCGGGCCTGACAGAGGAAGAGGCTGAGGAACTCCGCACAGAGCTTACCAAGGTACGGTCCGGCTGTTTACATGTAACTACAGGCTATTGATGGCCAGTGTTTTGGGGATGCTCTAGAAAAATACCCACACACCCGTTAATGGTATCAGCTCCCCCTGTGCTTTTTGTGTGACTCAAGCTGTTTGCATTCATGATTTAGAGTTTAGATTAGGATTTTAATTTAAGACTGCAGTGGGTGATAGGAATAGGGTTTGGACACCTTTCGCATCTGAACAAATAATAGTCCCAATACCCGTACCTGAAATCTGGTTCCCCATTCCAAACTGTACCTTTCTTCAGTACTTTCCCtctgtatttacaaaaaattatttcagttgtaaaaaataattaacttaaactctgttatttatttagaacattttacactaaccaaaattaatttgaaaagaaactaaaacCTATTAAATTTCATactcactgtaacttttattcttgtatttgtatatctattttagcctgtttttaTCTTCATCATGAcagtttttaactgctctttaatgttttatgtaaagcactttgatttgccttgttgctgaaagggGCTGTAGAAATCTAGTTTCCTTGCCTGACgacctcagcctgtcagtcaggcCCAAGGGCATAGAAACCACCGTTGTGCCTGCTCGTCATTATTATCATATCACAGTGAAAGGTGTttagaaaaactgaaactaCTTATTGACATTGCCATGTCTCGCTGTGACTTTACCAACACTGCAGAGCTAACTTAGTTTGCTCGGTCCGCACCTCTGCTCGCACTTGTGTCTGACAGCTTCTCTTAGCcaacatgcagagaggacaaaTAAGCTTGCGCTTACTCTCAGGTACCGAAATTTGGCACCATTTGATTTTATGTGAACCGATACTCTGTAGGACTGAGGTGAATCGGTCGGTACCAGTTAGAAATCAATTTTGGTTAAGTCAATAAATGACCGCCGCACCCACCACAGAGAGTCCACACATGCTGGATCTTTAGCAGTGGCTGCAGCTGCTTGACCCCAGCCAGGGTAAGACTGGAGCTGCTGTCTGCTCTCCTCCTGGCAATGAAATGTCCAAGCAGCTGGGAGTAACGCAGAAAGACAGCAGGGGTACGCTGATATTAATAACTAGCCTACGCAAAGTCAGCTTCCCCAAATCTGTTTCAAAAGCTGACGGAAAAGTGCAAATCCAACTAAACGGACTGAACTCATATTTGTTAATGCagatagttttttgtttgttgaattaTTACATCATAtacataattaataaattaacaatttgaaaaagtgattttcccctctttttttttggtgaacAGTAAAAATTTGGGACATGCTATATTGGACAGCGCcataattaaatgaatgaatgatgacaAACAAACCACACGTAACTCTTTCTGGGGGCTCTGCTGTGGTGTTAGGTGGAGGAGGAGATCAACACCTTGCGTCAGGTTCTGTCAGCCAAAGAAAGACACGCCACAGAGCTGAAGAGGAAACTCGGCCTTAGCCCGCTCAACGAACTCAAGCAAAACCTCACCAAGAGCTGGCAAGACGTACAGACCTCCAACGCGTATGTattcatcaacattttaaaatatataccaCCAACTCACACCTAATGACAGCTCCTcaagattgtttttaaatgttcaatcaCATGGAGAGTAGAAcctgaccgataaaggatttttaggcTGACTGCAGTGAGATTTAAAAATTATCTAAACAAGATggaaaaatataacatttcCAGGTTCgtacttgtattttgtttgtacTAGAACACGTTTATATGcttttaatattcaaaaaacacttttctccTTCTGCcaatggctgctgcacctgtattcaccatctgtctctttaagccacCCTCTTGAAAAAGGgggtctgctctgattggtcagcgcaTAGCGCTGAGTGAGTCTCTGGTTTTCCGCTATGTTTCACTCTGGAGCATGAGACTGACTAACTAATATATAGCAGGACTTTTTGCTGTGACAAATCaccaataaaggcttctaaacAAAATACTACACAATGTGACCCAAGATTACAGCTATCTggcgttagcatttagctactGTAGTTATCAGTGGACACTAATACAatatagcagcactttctaccgtAAAACATCACAGATAAAGGTTTTTGAACCAAGCGCTACCCAACTGGACATGATTCAGCAGCAACGTGACCTGGTATTGGAGAGATTTTAACAACAATTTACCGCCATCAGCATGCAGCTACGTGGATCATGTTAACACTGAAttaacttaaaataaacaatcaacCAGTTCCtgcctggagcagatgaccattCAGAGAAGCCGAGGGTAGAAAAAACTGTTGGAACCAGAGCGTTTTAGCTCACAGGGATTCCTCTGAAACACATTTACCTTATAATTTGGCCACGTTTAACATCTGAAAATCTGACattatagatatgacagaaaataggGAAAAGCATAATAGTTCCACTTTAAGATTGTAATACACGTTTTTAGAACCAAATTTTAGCCCAAATGACTTTAGAGACTGCCCATTGAAAGAATTTAGCAGACTTTTTTCTGATCTGAACAGCTTTATCAGGAAGAGCCCGTCACACAATGACTCACCCTGCGATGACACATCCAGGCTACTGAAGCTTTTAGATTATTGTCTGCAGAGCTTTACATCACACAGGATGACTGGAAATCTTTATACAGATGACTGGAGGAGAGACAAAGGAGCCGCATTATCAGATATAATAACGTTTAATGATGTCATGATTGTTAATCAAGCTAGTCACAGACGGGGAACAGATATTTATCTACAGTTTTCATCTTATGGTAAATcatctgtttaaaatgtgtgtgaaatgatTTAACAAGTTTAAGTAGTCACTAAAATGGTATGATGTCATTACAAATGATTAATTTAGCAGCCATGGTTATTAATCTCAGCGGGGGGGTTACTCAGGGAAGAATCTTGTTGACataaagttttacattttattgggTTCTTATGCAGACTATTAGGTGGGCATTCAAAGAGTTTATATTTATTAAGGGTGCTCTGTTTTACTTGCATTTTGCATGTTAGCCAATCCGAGTCAAGCAGCTTAcctggttgaatattaatgagaactggcccaagGGAGCGGAGTCTTCCTGcagctttctataccacgctagaatggcttgaaacaaggtaaccaagttatagagtccatggtagaacttcagacattaccacaaagtcatgagatacgtgtggcagggcaccgtttttaaatataaagtctcgtaataataataataatgatgatgatgataataataattaatttgtcaAGATCAAACAGTCTAACtcttgaaaaataattttctctgGCTAAACTTACTATTCTCATATCTCAAGCGTATACATGATACAAATGAATGCACTTAGATTTAGTGGACACAGATAATACTTAATATAAAGCTTTGTATCCCAGTCATAAAAATACAGTATCTCAAAATATGACAACGGAATGCATTTTGCAACAAATAGCAAACCCAACATTTAACAGAGCAATGTTTTGATTCTACTTGATGATTTTAGGTGGATGGCATGCCCACAGTTTGGAGAAGCATGCAGGAGTAACAACAgatttttattctaaatatagcataCACTTAAACTGATTGATTATTAAATTAGGGCTGCGCGATACGaggaaaaaatgcaaatgttgttAAATATCGCAGTACTGACCATGTTCAGGCAGGTGTAACTCAATGTAAAACAACCACAgtgctttgatttaaaaaaaaaaaaaaaaaaaaatgtattacccTGGCTTTCTCTTTGAGCCAGCTCCCTTTAGCCCTTCCTGAAGCTCTTCAGTGTAACACCCTCATGTCTCTGTTTCTAGCTATTTGAGAACCACTGAGAAATTGGGCGAGTGGAATGAGAGAGTTTCCAGCTTGGTTCTGTGAGTCTGTGCACTGTTTGCTGTCTGGGCTTCTGCCGTGTTTGCACTCTCACGCTCTAACTCGCTCTCTGACAGCACTCGCTCACTATCCTTTTCCGTTCTCACCTTCCAACCATGTTTGATAACACTTCCATTGCAACCGTTGGTGTTTAACTTCATGTCTGTTACAAGGGCTTGTCTGTTCATTCTATTAGGCTCTTGTTACATGGGAGGCTCTAAAGGAATGCTTCCAAATGAATTCTGTAAAAAGCTATATTACCTGTAACTGTAATACTGtctttatgacattttcatagATGATGGATTTGGTAGTTGATTAGCAAGTGTATTTGAGGTTGTGTAGGTGCTTTCCTGGGTCTGGGGAACCTACTTTGATAGTTTGGGATCATTTCTTCTGCAGCTGTCAGGAGCCTGTTGCCTTTTCCtattgcagatt
This window encodes:
- the tpd52l2b gene encoding tpd52 like 2b isoform X1; the protein is MDPASQDINLNSPNKGLVADNSDSLSDVPVEGAVGNAANPLPPGLTEEEAEELRTELTKVEEEINTLRQVLSAKERHATELKRKLGLSPLNELKQNLTKSWQDVQTSNAYLRTTEKLGEWNERVSSLVLYKKTQETLSQAGQKTSAALTTVGTVISKRLGDMRALPFSNSFSSNYSIRHSISMPAMRNSATFKSFEDKVGNLKVGL
- the tpd52l2b gene encoding tpd52 like 2b isoform X2 — its product is MDPASQDINLNSPNKGLVADNSDSLSDVPVEGAVGNAANPLPPGLTEEEAEELRTELTKVEEEINTLRQVLSAKERHATELKRKLGLSPLNELKQNLTKSWQDVQTSNAYLRTTEKLGEWNERVSSLVLYKKTQETLSQAGQKTSAALTTVGTVISKRLGDMRALPFSNSFSNYSIRHSISMPAMRNSATFKSFEDKVGNLKVGL
- the tpd52l2b gene encoding tpd52 like 2b isoform X7 → MDPASQDINLNSPNKGLVADNSDSLSDVPVEGAVGNAANPLPPGLTEEEAEELRTELTKVEEEINTLRQVLSAKERHATELKRKLGLSPLNELKQNLTKSWQDVQTSNAYLRTTEKLGEWNERVSSLVLYKKTQETLSQAGQKTSAALTTVGTVISKRLGDMRNSATFKSFEDKVGNLKVGL
- the tpd52l2b gene encoding tpd52 like 2b isoform X8 — encoded protein: MDPASQDINLNSPNKGLVADNSDSLSDVPVEGAVGNAANPLPPGLTEEEAEELRTELTKVEEEINTLRQVLSAKERHATELKRKLGLSPLNELKQNLTKSWQDVQTSNAYLSASATLDDIARSEAYKKTQETLSQAGQKTSAALTTVGTVISKRLGDMRNSATFKSFEDKVGNLKVGL
- the tpd52l2b gene encoding tpd52 like 2b isoform X5: MDPASQDINLNSPNKGLVADNSDSLSDVPVEGAVGNAANPLPPGLTEEEAEELRTELTKVEEEINTLRQVLSAKERHATELKRKLGLSPLNELKQNLTKSWQDVQTSNAYKKTQETLSQAGQKTSAALTTVGTVISKRLGDMRALPFSNSFSSNYSIRHSISMPAMRNSATFKSFEDKVGNLKVGL
- the tpd52l2b gene encoding tpd52 like 2b isoform X6, with translation MDPASQDINLNSPNKGLVADNSDSLSDVPVEGAVGNAANPLPPGLTEEEAEELRTELTKVEEEINTLRQVLSAKERHATELKRKLGLSPLNELKQNLTKSWQDVQTSNAYKKTQETLSQAGQKTSAALTTVGTVISKRLGDMRALPFSNSFSNYSIRHSISMPAMRNSATFKSFEDKVGNLKVGL
- the tpd52l2b gene encoding tpd52 like 2b isoform X9 — encoded protein: MDPASQDINLNSPNKGLVADNSDSLSDVPVEGAVGNAANPLPPGLTEEEAEELRTELTKVEEEINTLRQVLSAKERHATELKRKLGLSPLNELKQNLTKSWQDVQTSNAYKKTQETLSQAGQKTSAALTTVGTVISKRLGDMRNSATFKSFEDKVGNLKVGL
- the tpd52l2b gene encoding tpd52 like 2b isoform X3 — encoded protein: MDPASQDINLNSPNKGLVADNSDSLSDVPVEGAVGNAANPLPPGLTEEEAEELRTELTKVEEEINTLRQVLSAKERHATELKRKLGLSPLNELKQNLTKSWQDVQTSNAYLSASATLDDIARSEAYKKTQETLSQAGQKTSAALTTVGTVISKRLGDMRALPFSNSFSSNYSIRHSISMPAMRNSATFKSFEDKVGNLKVGL
- the tpd52l2b gene encoding tpd52 like 2b isoform X4 encodes the protein MDPASQDINLNSPNKGLVADNSDSLSDVPVEGAVGNAANPLPPGLTEEEAEELRTELTKVEEEINTLRQVLSAKERHATELKRKLGLSPLNELKQNLTKSWQDVQTSNAYLSASATLDDIARSEAYKKTQETLSQAGQKTSAALTTVGTVISKRLGDMRALPFSNSFSNYSIRHSISMPAMRNSATFKSFEDKVGNLKVGL